From a region of the Phaeodactylum tricornutum CCAP 1055/1 chromosome 4, whole genome shotgun sequence genome:
- a CDS encoding predicted protein: MAPSVSVYHGAAPIYVIWRVMMANRMPIMDCDEVYNYWEPLHFILYGSGQQTWEYAHEYALRTYAYVVPLQWLAPVLSRFVSPYAWLLSDYVVDTTLDTSKLSLFLSFRAFLAGTMALCELAWLYALHSRLSKDSSLVVGWTGVLLLTAAGMNHAAGAYLPSSTFMMAWLAASAVFLLERHFLFAAIAIICTLSTGWPFGVVVLVPLGIRVLRKEYRARGVWRLLLWSVGVTAAVEAAVLMIDHKFYGVWLSPTWNIFKYNAAGGGDELYGIEPTSYYIKNLFLNLNLLAPMGIIGLPVLVFSRNQPAKADLVTMIVTLYTWLAITVPRPHKEERFLFPIYPVLVLSSVLTVDHTLNFIGRIVAGFSRHKTLVRNQRIALHCLVWLPVVAMSLCRVAALHKYYTAPLQVYAALVSRMDPLSNQLVCSCGEWYRFPSSFYLPKNHDLGFLPSSFGGQLPQAFSVHGSLPKSLNLLQPFNDQNQQEMSRYATLDQCNYIVDLEGSDCAPSGAEVVARAPFLDGGRSSMIHRMWYLPILHDAAIKSGSVQYEHYVLYKT; this comes from the coding sequence ATGGCTCCATCTGTCTCCGTCTACCATGGGGCTGCTCCTATTTATGTAATATGGCGAGTTATGATGGCCAATCGCATGCCGATTATGGACTGCGACGAAGTCTATAATTATTGGGAACCCCTGCACTTTATTCTCTACGGATCGGGTCAACAAACGTGGGAGTACGCGCACGAATACGCGCTGCGAACGTACGCCTACGTGGTTCCGTTGCAATGGCTTGCCCCGGTTCTCAGTCGATTTGTGTCGCCCTACGCATGGTTGTTATCGGATTACGTTGTTGATACCACCCTTGATACCAGCAAACTATCCTTGTTTCTTTCGTTTCGGGCTTTTCTTGCAGGTACCATGGCGCTTTGCGAACTGGCTTGGCTCTACGCATTGCACTCCCGACTCTCCAAAGACAGTTCGCTTGTTGTAGGCTGGACGGGAGTGCTGTTGTTGACTGCTGCAGGCATGAACCACGCCGCCGGAGCATACTTACCAAGCTCGACCTTTATGATGGCGTGGCTCGCTGCGAGTGCGGTTTTTCTGTTGGAACGTCATTTTTTATTCGCAGCAATTGCGATTATATGCACACTTTCAACTGGATGGCCCTTTGGAGTCGTTGTGCTCGTGCCCTTGGGCATTCGTGTTCTAAGAAAGGAATACAGAGCACGTGGCGTGTGGAGGTTGTTGCTCTGGAGCGTTGGCGTTACGGCTGCGGTCGAAGCTGCCGTCTTGATGATCGACCACAAATTTTACGGGGTGTGGCTATCTCCGACGTGGAACATATTCAAGTACAACGCCGCGGGAGGCGGCGACGAACTCTACGGAATTGAACCAACATCCTACTACATCAAAAATCTGTTTCTGAATCTGAACCTCCTAGCCCCGATGGGTATCATCGGCCTTCCCGTTCTCGTCTTTTCGCGAAATCAACCTGCCAAAGCAGACCTAGTGACAATGATAGTCACGCTCTACACATGGCTTGCTATTACTGTCCCTCGTCCGCACAAAGAAGAACGGTTCTTGTTCCCAATTTATCCGGTGCTGGTACTATCTTCTGTTTTGACGGTTGACCACACTCTCAATTTCATTGGCCGAATTGTTGCGGGATTTTCTCGTCACAAGACTCTCGTGCGTAACCAGCGGATAGCTTTGCACTGCCTCGTATGGCTTCCCGTCGTCGCGATGAGTTTGTGTCGCGTGGCTGCCTTACACAAGTATTATACAGCTCCGTTGCAAGTGTATGCAGCACTAGTTTCCAGAATGGACCCACTCTCCAACCAACTGGTCTGTAGCTGTGGTGAATGGTATCGATTTCCGAGCTCATTCTATTTACCAAAGAACCATGACCTCGGCTTTCTCCCTTCGTCCTTCGGTGGGCAGCTACCACAAGCATTTTCTGTACACGGATCGCTACCTAAAAGTCTGAATCTTTTGCAGCCTTTCAACGATCAAAACCAGCAAGAAATGTCGCGGTACGCTACCTTGGATCAGTGCAATTATATTGTGGATCTAGAAGGAAGCGATTGTGCTCCTTCCGGCGCCGAGGTCGTTGCTCGTGCTCCGTTTTTGGATGGTGGACGATCCTCAATGATTCATCGTATGTGGTACCTTCCGATATTGCACGATGCCGCCATCAAATCCGGGAGCGTGCAATACGAACACTATGTTTTGTACAAGACTTGA
- the COPIepsilon gene encoding predicted protein (epsilon coatomer, subunit of the Coat Protein complex COP I) gives MTEPDELYTLRAQYWLGHYHMALEEAKSIARRPMNPNLKAEREEFLARAWIAQGHYDRVTATETPGLQALALKAQYEAATGNTAAQESILNQIKSLAAGGEASSVGLTAAQVLLVAGQTKEALQLVHASSRMEDMLVCLQIYLKLDRLDLAKKSLQKLKQKDEDSILCQLAGVYVHLASGSEGSADAVHSINSLTEQYGSSPLLANLMACALMQQGDYAGAEQALEECLREQSEIRLPDTLINMICATTHQNKSAEQYVGQMQLEFPAHPFCAGLERVTAAFEREAIKYKV, from the exons ATGACCGAACCGGATGAACTCTACACGCTTCGAGCGCAATACTGGCTCGGACACTACCATATGGCGTTGGAGGAAGCCAAATCCATCGCGCGCCGTCCGATGAATCCGAACCTCAAGGCGGAGCGCGAAGAATTTCTCGCCCGAGCCTGGATTGCTCAGGGTCACTACGACCGGGTCACGGCGACCGAAACTCCCG GTCTCCAGGCGTTGGCCTTAAAGGCTCAGTACGAAGCTGCGACGGGAAATACCGCCGCTCAAGAATCGATTCTCAACCAGATCAAGTCCCTTGCCGCTGGCGGCGAAGCCAGTAGCGTCGGGTTGACAGCTGCTCAGGTCTTGCTGGTCGCTGGGCAAACCAAAGAAGCTTTGCAACTTGTGCACGCCTCATCTCGTATGGAGGATATGCTTGTCTGTCTCCAAATCTATTTGAAACTCGATCGCTTGGAtttggcaaagaaatccCTGCAGAAGTTGAAACAAAAAGATGAAGATTCGATTTTGTGCCAGCTGGCAGGAGTTTACGTGCATCTAGCGTCGGGATCGGAAGGATCTGCTGATGCGGTTCATTCGATTAACTCGCTGACGGAACAGTACGGTTCGAGTCCTCTTTTGGCGAACCTTATGGCTTGTGCCTTGATGCAGCAAGGTGACTACGCGGGAGCGGAGCAAGCTCTGGAGGAATGCTTGCGAGAGCAATCCGAAATTCGCTTGCCGGACACGCTGATCAATATGATTTGTGCTACGACACATCAAAATAAATCAGCGGAACAGTACGTCGGTCAGATGCAACTGGAGTTTCCCGCTCATCCCTTTTGTGCGGGCCTTGAGCGTGTCACGGCCGCGTTTGAGCGAGAAGCAATTAAATACAAGGTGTAA
- a CDS encoding predicted protein, with amino-acid sequence MRQAYRIFAAVAWLLVERIGAGWAWYVAVPLQSIRSVSLLVEARTSTPRGCTPVLQGHVVPTNERILGSVDVAKHKESAKTLTTSDRWMERFQQLSLYREEHGHCLVPKRYRENPPLGNWVNKQRQEYRRYWQGTRPCSLTSERIEVLNQIGFCWDATNETVCQLEEPFNSDVKWKAQFHMLKSLVSSKHNSVAELTSATCPPSLWNWLRLQRERYSIAVRSSTHEEPLLSLSQIEDLAALDGNWWMTPRQVRWETRFEELKEYRVTHGNCCVPISYKSNKPLAHWVSNQRKQYNLRSQGKKHDLTSDRLQRLESIGFVWNRWEYEFATKYVQMD; translated from the coding sequence ATGAGACAGGCCTATCGCATCTTTGCTGCCGTGGCGTGGCTACTGGtggaaagaattggtgcTGGATGGGCTTGGTACGTTGCGGTGCCACTCCAAAGTATCCGATCCGTCTCGCTGCTCGTCGAGGCGCGAACAAGCACTCCACGGGGATGTACACCTGTATTGCAGGGCCACGTCGtaccaacgaacgaacgtATACTTGGTAGCGTTGACGTTGCCAAGCACAAAGAAAGCGCAAAGACTTTAACAACATCGGACCGCTGGATGGAACGATTTCAACAGCTGTCTCTTTATCGCGAGGAGCACGGACACTGCCTCGTGCCCAAACGATACAGAGAGAATCCTCCACTTGGGAACTGGGTAAATAAGCAACGCCAAGAATACCGGAGATACTGGCAGGGGACTCGGCCCTGTTCTCTCACGTCGGAACGCATTGAGGTTCTCAATCAGATCGGCTTTTGCTGGGATGCCACCAATGAAACAGTATGTCAACTGGAAGAACCTTTCAATAGTGATGTCAAATGGAAGGCGCAATTTCATATGCTCAAATCGCTAGTCTCATCCAAACACAACAGCGTTGCAGAATTAACGTCCGCGACGTGCCCGCCTTCTCTTTGGAACTGGCTTCGTTTACAACGCGAGAGGTACAGCATCGCGGTTCGTTCTAGTACTCACGAGGAACCGttgctgtcactgtcacAAATTGAAGATTTGGCGGCGCTGGATGGAAACTGGTGGATGACCCCCAGACAGGTCAGGTGGGAAACTCGATTCGAAGAATTGAAAGAGTACCGCGTGACGCACGGTAACTGTTGTGTCCCTATTTCCTACAAATCTAATAAGCCATTGGCGCACTGGGTGAGCAACCAACGGAAGCAGTATAATTTACGCAGCCAAGGCAAGAAGCACGACCTAACTTCCGATCGCTTGCAGCGGCTGGAGTCGATTGGGTTTGTTTGGAACCGTTGGGAGTATGAGTTTGCTACGAAATATGTACAAATGGATTAG
- the CUL1_2 gene encoding CULlin protein 4 (Ubiquitin-protein ligase, member of cullin family, homolog to mammalian Cul4), which yields MPRNKSLLKGGHTSRKIVIRPYSKPPTLPENYYDDTVRSLLQSISEASSHRTFTGTAPSPNSTGVSLQNAYKAVVYLVSHQYGPRLYRDLMDHMKQVAARILPEEREASASRASLLMYIPKQYQLYLEYLLLCKHVFLPLDRTHAWQPETKTVVVASTQTPGGLLTLWQVGLEMLQTRMQELTLDRELYQEWLAALLQDWNPASNNNLDAANRQDLQSVWYLWQDLGQLAVLPLQEDLEEYWKNQSQQMMEGYRAGSFLQFAYDKHVHVTIWQPWLPSQWLRSVLENCFFQPHLNDQYLLKPENLHPILQSELFAIKTVVGVSSTAMEKLSSTQQLWTLAGRIAGGQRLVATSIANFAKTQGLACVQPAVELSDGAGKAAAGQHILDKSPIPATNNVQIVSDLLDTQQRISRLIQSLPHGPELIILKNVWEEVLNVETTPALAELLAKFLDQILRSNKKMDQYQSESEQWLQRIISGLFIPLQAKDIFEAFYKRDLAKRLLWNRVVNMDVEKQVCSLLKAECGAGFTSKMEGMFQDVDWSRETMMVYKQSTADILPTENSVEMEAQVLTTGFLPRIPGYWPVYPQYPNLHLPESLKEPQERFGNHYKIKYQGRRMTWQYALGHCVVRSSGFPKTYEFVVSLCQALVLIQFEEADTKLSLPTLMQAIGLEDRDEMERVLQSLALGKDGTRILRKLDYDSEPNKKKKIRMNVDNRDEFTINRKFESNQRRIRINNIMMKESKEEREKTVEAVSRDRLYLIDAVLVRIMKARKTILHQTLIPQVVEQVKVPAQPGDIKQRIESLIEREYMERDAKDRNRYNYLA from the exons ATGCCACGCAACAAGAGTCTGCTCAAAGGCGGTCATACGTCTCGCAAGATCGTTATTCGACCATACAGTAAGCCTCCAACGCTTCCAGAGAACTACTACGATGATACGGTCCGATCGTTGTTGCAGTCGATTTCGGAGGCTTCGTCGCACCGGACCTTTACTGGCACCGCGCCTTCCCCGAACTCTACCGGTGTGAGTCTTCAGAATGCCTACAAAGCAGTAGTGTACTTGGTCAGTCACCAGTACGGCCCGCGATTGTATCGAGATCTTATGGATCATATGAAGCAGGTGGCTGCTCGAATCCTTCCAGAAGAAAGAGAGGCTTCCGCGTCGCGAGCATCCCTCTTGATGTACATCCCGAAGCAGTACCAGCTTTACCTCGAGTACCTCTTGCTGTGCAAGCACGTCTTTCTGCCACTGGACCGGACGCATGCCTGGCAACCCGAAACCAAAACAGTCGTTGTTGCATCGACACAGACTCCCGGCGGTCTCTTGACTTTATGGCAAGTAGGCCTCGAAATGTTGCAAACCAGAATGCAGGAGTTGACTCTCGATCGGGAGCTTTACCAAGAATGGCTCGCTGCCCTTTTGCAAGATTGGAATCCAGCATCCAACAATAATCTCGATGCGGCCAATCGACAAGATCTACAATCAGTCTGGTATCTGTGGCAGGACTTGGGGCAACTTGCTGTCCTCCCCCTACAGGaggatttggaagaataTTGGAAAAATCAGAGCCAGCAAATGATGGAGGGCTACCGTGCCGGATCCTTTCTCCAGTTTGCGTACGATAAGCATGTACACGTGACCATTTGGCAACCGTGGCTTCCCTCGCAGTGGCTCAGGTCGGTTCTAGAAAACTGCTTCTTTCAACCGCATCTCAATGACCAATACTTGCTGAAACCAGAGAACTTGCATCCGATTCTGCAGTCCGAATTGTTTGCAATCAAAACCGTTGTGGGGGTATCGTCTACAGCGATGGAAAAGCTGTCCTCGACACAACAGCTCTGGACTCTTGCGGGGCGTATTGCCGGGGGACAGCGTCTGGTGGCGACGAGTATTGCCAATTTTGCCAAAACCCAGGGCCTCGCCTGCGTTCAGCCAGCGGTGGAACTCTCTGACGGTGCAGGTAAGGCAGCGGCGGGACAACATATTTTGGACAAATCACCAATTCCAGCTACGAACAATGTACAAATTGTATCCGACTTGCTGGATACACAGCAGCGAATATCACGTTTGATTCAGAGTCTGCCTCACGGTCCGGAGTTGATTATTCTGAAAAATGTTTGGGAGGAAGTTCTCAACGTGGAAACAACCCCAGCACTAGCCGAGCTCTTGGCGAAATTCCTGGATCAAATCTTGCGATCAAATAAGAAAATGGATCAGTATCAGTCTGAATCAGAGCAATGGTTGCAGCGCATCATTTCCGGACTGTTCATCCCGTTGCAGGCTAAAGACATTTTTGAGGCGTTCTATAAGCGAGATCTCGCGAAACGGTTACTTTGGAATCGCGTCGTCAATATGGATGTAGAAAAACAGGTTTGTTCGTTACTAAAGGCCGAGTGCGGCGCCGGATTTACGTCCAAGATGGAAGGAATGTTCCAGGACGTTGACTGGAGTCGGGAGACAATGATGGTATATAAGCAGTCCACGGCCGACATTTTACCAACTGAGAATTCAGTGGAGATGGAAGCACAAGTTCTGACAACTG GTTTCCTGCCTCGTATTCCAGGTTACTGGCCAGTGTACCCTCAGTATCCTAACTTACATTTACCTGAATCACTCAAAGAACCTCAGGAGCGGTTTGGAAATCATTACAAGATCAAGTACCAAGGCCGTCGTATGACCTGGCAGTACGCGTTGGGTCATTGCGTTGTGCGCAGCTCGGGTTTCCCCAAAACGTACGAATTTGTCGTTAGTTTGTGTCAAGCGCTGGTTCTAATTCAGTTTGAAGAGGCCGACACCAAATTGTCATTGCCAACACTAATGCAGGCTATTGGATTAGAAGACCGTGACGAAATGGAACGAGTCTTGCAGTCGCTGGCTTTGGGGAAGGATGGTACGCGCATTTTGAGGAAACTAGATTATGATTCGGAGccaaacaagaaaaaaaagatcCGGATGAATGTGGACAACCGGGACgaattcacaatcaatcgCAAGTTTGAATCCAATCAGCGACGTATCCGTATCAACAATATCATGATGAAAGAGTCCAAAGAAGAACGAGAAAAGACAGTGGAAGCGGTTTCGCGGGATCGTCTCTACTTGATCGACGCTGTTCTCGTACGAATCATGAAAGCTCGCAAGACCATTTTACATCAAACCTTGATTCCTCAAGTGGTGGAGCAAGTCAAGGTACCCGCCCAACCCGGTGACATCAAGCAACGCATTGAGTCTTTGATTGAGCGAGAATACATGGAGCGTGATGCCAAAGATCGAAACCGCTACAACTATTTAGCTTAA
- the GEL3 gene encoding gelosin/severin like protein (actin-modulating protein that binds to the barbed ends of actin filaments, preventing monomer exchange (end-blocking or capping. It can promote nucleation (the assembly of monomers into filaments), as well as sever existing filaments), with protein MSQRVPWKESNLALIGSDLDHKIKAAAAENEEQWQGLNEAPGRKVWRIEQFKVVPWPEDQYGKFHKGDSYVVLNSYTEDGSDALLHDIHIWIGSESSQDEYGTAAYKMVEADDSLGGAAIQHREVQGKESPLFQSYFEELTYLEGGADTGFNVVEPTKDKPHLYRVKGTEKGMSLTQLSLSKSSLNTGDSFILFANGSNVWLWNGESANPDEKARANSLAESMCTQGTVKVLDQGQGDEEETDFWDYLGDGEIQEADDGDEEVDEFIPLLFKLSDNPDEEPEQVAEGEPVKVRWGSPSPKIDRSFLNENDVFLLDAGWEIFVWIGTDADRSEKLMAMGKADSFCKQDPRKADLPVSIVKSGWESSGFKAFFSE; from the exons ATGAGCCAACGTGTCCCCTGGAAGGAATCTAACCTGGCCTTGATTGGTAGTGACCTGGATCACAAGATCAAAGCGGCTGCTGCTGAGAATGAAGAGCAGTGGCAGGGTCTGAACGAAGCGCCGGGCAGAAAAGTCTGGCGCATCGAACAGTTCAAGGTAGTCCCTTGGCCCGAGGATCAGTACGGAAAATTTCACAAGGGAGATTCTTACGTTGTTTTGAACTCTTATACTGAGGACGGGAGTGATGCACTCTTGCACGATATACATATTTGGATTGGCTCTGAATCTTCGCAGGACGAGTACGGAACGGCCGCTTACAAGATGGTCGAAGCCGATGATTCGTTGGGTGGCGCCGCTATCCAGCATCGAGAGGTTCAAGGCAAGGAGAGCCCG CTTTTTCAGTCCTACTTTGAGGAATTGACTTATCTAGAAGGTGGTGCCGACACCGGATTTAATGTCGTCGAGCCCACGAAGGACAAGCCGCATTTGTACCGGGTGAAGGGCACGGAAAAGGGAATGTCGCTCACCCAGCTGTCTCTCTCCAAGTCGTCTCTGAATACCGGAGATTCCTTTATTCTATTCGCCAACGGAAGCAAcgtttggctttggaacGGCGAGTCTGCTAACCCCGACGAAAAGGCCCGCGCGAACTCATTGGCTGAGAGCATGTGTACGCAGGGAACAGTCAAAGTTTTGGATCAAGGTCAgggcgacgaagaagagaccGACTTTTGGGATTACCTTGGTGATGGCGAAATTCAAGAAGCCGATGATGGAGATGAAGAGGTTGATGAGTTTATTCCTCTCTTGTTCAAGCTCTCGGATAACCCGGACGAAGAACCTGAGCAGGTTGCGGAGGGTGAACCTGTGAAAGTTCGTTGGGGTAGTCCTTCACCCAAGATAGATCGCTCCTTTCTGAATGAGAACGATGTAtttttgctcgacgccgGTTGGGaaatttttgtttggatcGGTACCGATGCAGACCGCAGTGAGAAGCTTATGGCCATGGGCAAGGCGGATAGTTTTTGCAAACAGGATCCTCGTAAGGCCGACCTCCCCGTCTCCATTGTGAAGAGCGGTTGGGAAAGCTCTGGATTCAAGGCTTTCTTCAGCGAATAG
- a CDS encoding predicted protein, producing MVYPHLFVVPEEDLAAGPEPSPRMYSGTHDPSSAFHQIAPSMTVASPHTLGNGGTFPAALWQGSVMSQSNSSTMNHNTTSLSSQGTSGVGINMNDGRANIFLQEQQRQQLHLQQMGGGSLQSQFAGVKPPASYVSPSHAHPFLSHHSGDSNRAPYPSHGPIYSHSADWGDRADSILAAAIAVTNGGSSGGLSNNGGGQSGFDILAPDGRLNLNVGTPSATRAQAATGPFTMNNSTPWIGSAPAAGNSAMGGFGMPNNSIHTGGVNMHSTSQDQQPSWNQFSSYSNMGTTNPIGSGMSGPAPHVFNATVSGHKKRRSSSISSTASLNHMGQTRESYNDRNHFYQENDLRRGPAMIDGGLMGGTQSAHNNATNTVRADMERIIKRPQKKKRAKTFPDKLMDAMIGHVEEDAAAWLPDGKSFVIVS from the exons ATGGTATATCCTCACCTTTTCGTGGTGCCAGAGGAGGATCTTGCCGCAGGACCGGAGCCGTCGCCGAGAATGTATTCGGGGACGCACGATC CCTCGTCTGCGTTTCACCAGATCGCCCCGAGTATGACTGTGGCCTCTCCTCACACGCTTGGAAATGGAGGAACCTTCCCTGCCGCTCTCTGGCAAGGATCAGTGATGTCGCAGTCGAACTCCTCAACTATGAACCACAACACGACTTCGTTGAGCTCGCAGGGCACAAGTGGGGTTGGAATCAACATGAACGATGGGAGAGCAAACATTTTCTTGCAggaacagcaacgacaacagctTCACCTACAACAAATGGGAGGAGGTTCACTTCAATCGCAGTTTGCTGGCGTGAAGCCTCCGGCATCGTACGTCAGCCCGTCTCATGCTCATCCGTTTCTGTCGCATCATAGCGGAGATTCTAACCGGGCTCCGTATCCTTCGCACGGACCTATTTATTCCCACAGTGCAGATTGGGGAGACCGCGCCGATTCAATTTTAGCCGCAGCCATTGCCGTGACCAACGGAGGATCTTCAGGAGGTCTTTCTAACAATGGAGGAGGCCAATCTGGCTTCGACATTTTGGCACCAGATGGCCGGCTGAACTTGAATGTAGGTACACCTAGCGCTACGCGCGCCCAAGCAGCGACGGGACCGTTTACGATGAACAACTCAACACCATGGATCGGCAGCGCACCTGCTGCCGGAAACTCAGCCATGGGAGGATTCGGTATGCccaacaacagcatccatACCGGTGGAGTCAACATGCACTCGACGTCACAAGATCAGCAACCATCATGGAACCAATTCTCTTCTTATTCGAATATGGGGACAACCAATCCGATTGGAAGTGGTATGAGTGGACCAG CGCCACATGTTTTTAACGCCACCGTCAGTGGACACAAGAAGCGGCGAAGCAGTTCAATATCGAGTACAGCTTCTCTCAATCATATGGGACAAACAAGAGAATCTTACAACGATAGAAACCATTTTTACCAAGAAAATGATTTGAGGAGAGGTCCAGCGATGATCGATGGAGGGTTAATGGGAGGTACACAGAGCGCGCATAACAACGCGACGAATACGGTGCGTGCCGATATGGAAAGGATAATAAAGCGTccacagaaaaagaaacgagCCAAAACGTTCCCTGATAAGCTCATGGATGCCATGATCGGGCACGTCGAGGAAGATGCCGCTGCGTGGCTTCCAGATGGCAAGTCTTTTGTCATTGTATCG